One genomic region from Nymphaea colorata isolate Beijing-Zhang1983 chromosome 10, ASM883128v2, whole genome shotgun sequence encodes:
- the LOC116261900 gene encoding probable methyltransferase At1g29790 encodes MDASPRSFSNNLCFLLLCVLISNLLTLSLFSSDSPFRQNTSRSFTESLLRAEEEIDRLRDELRATRSASGLLLQQLSQLASSLPNGTADSPDSASDAEADLLLPKEYLEFVSPKKLPLGRNSNFGSDHINPPAGRACDQFPEDLARYMNYTVGGPCPDDELLAQRLLLRGCEPLPRRRCRSPPALPARFVEPAPFPASLWSIPDDSSVVWTAYACKNYSCLVDRKNQKGFDDCKDCFDLGGRESRRWVGPVADLDYSIDDVLAYKKGTVRIGLDIGGGTGTFAVRMRERNVTIVTTSMNFNGPFNNFIASRGVVPLYLSISQRLPFFDGTLDIVHSMHVLSNWIPTRLLEFALFDIYRVLRPGGVFWLDHFFCLEDQMHDVYVPMIDAVGFKRVKWTVGRKLDRGPQMRETYISALLEKPMTAGKQRQRRRGFT; translated from the coding sequence ATGGATGCTAGCCCGCGATCCTTCTCCAATAATCTCTGCTTCCTCCTGCTCTGTGTGCTCATCTCTAATCTCCTCACCCTGTCCCTCTTCTCCTCCGACAGCCCCTTCCGTCAGAACACTTCCCGCAGCTTCACTGAATCCCTCCTCAGGGCCGAGGAAGAGATAGACCGCCTCCGCGACGAGCTCCGCGCCACCAGATCCGCGTCCGGTCTACTTCTGCAGCAGTTATCTCAGTTGGCCTCCTCCCTCCCCAATGGCACCGCCGATTCCCCTGATTCGGCGTCTGACGCCGAAGCCGACCTCCTCCTCCCCAAGGAGTACCTCGAGTTCGTCTCCCCCAAGAAGCTGCCCCTCGGCCGGAATTCCAACTTCGGGTCAGACCACATCAACCCACCCGCCGGCCGCGCCTGCGACCAGTTCCCCGAGGACCTCGCCCGTTACATGAACTACACCGTGGGCGGGCCCTGCCCCGACGACGAGCTCCTCGCCCAGCGCCTCCTCCTCCGGGGCTGCGAGCCCCTTCCTCGCCGGCGCTGCCGCTCTCCGCCCGCCCTTCCTGCCCGTTTCGTCGAGCCGGCCCCCTTCCCCGCCTCCCTCTGGTCGATCCCCGACGACTCGTCCGTAGTCTGGACGGCCTACGCCTGCAAGAACTACTCGTGCCTCGTGGACCGGAAGAACCAAAAGGGGTTCGACGATTGCAAGGACTGCTTCGACCTCGGCGGCCGGGAGAGTCGCCGGTGGGTGGGGCCGGTAGCGGATCTCGACTACTCTATCGACGATGTGCTGGCGTACAAGAAGGGGACAGTGCGGATCGGGCTGGACATCGGCGGCGGGACGGGGACGTTCGCGGTGAGGATGAGGGAGCGGAACGTGACGATCGTGACGACGTCGATGAACTTCAACGGGCCGTTCAACAACTTCATCGCCTCCAGAGGAGTGGTGCCGCTGTACCTGTCGATATCGCAGCGGCTGCCTTTCTTCGACGGCACGCTCGACATCGTCCACTCCATGCACGTCCTCAGCAACTGGATCCCGACGCGGCTGCTGGAGTTCGCGCTGTTCGACATCTACAGGGTGCTGCGGCCGGGCGGAGTCTTCTGGCTCGATCACTTCTTCTGCCTCGAGGACCAGATGCACGACGTCTACGTCCCCATGATCGACGCCGTCGGCTTCAAGAGGGTCAAGTGGACCGTCGGCCGGAAGCTGGACAGGGGCCCCCAGATGCGCGAGACGTACATCTCCGCCTTGTTGGAGAAGCCTATGACGGCCGGAAAGCAGCGCCAGCGCCGGCGCGGCTTTACCTAG
- the LOC116261703 gene encoding putative receptor protein kinase ZmPK1, with the protein MAANEGSMATKILILLLIFCFCSPISSQKQLPFLSLFQSPWRIDQNQILVSPNGTFAAGFRPLPSTPQLHFFAIWCQNATDKTVVWAVNRDFPVNRSASLVLSSTGELVLTHPATGKNLWPDARTNQPNSTRLLLDDGGNLQFGDWMSFNHPTDTILPNQPLPQSGITLVSSRSPTDYASGRYKFINSTVLVLNQSDQYWTLGKFLNFTSDGKMLTPTNPILSADFGGPSRLRRLTLDSDGNLRMYSLEHGSGNWTVVWNAIADVCNIHGTCGPNFFCKCNTITNLPSCICPPGFRETPAGSCDRKIPLPADPRGSKFIRLDYVNFTGGSNQTDLKTPDFATCKTKCLANPRCFGFAYKYDGSQYCVHQIDRLLDGFWSPNTQTSFYLRVPANESATSNFTGMDKPLDTTCRIPIRILEPPKRSHTKTRNLAIVLSVFVIELACGVALFWFFLRRHNKYTSLSHAFGFEFLPAGGPKHFSYAELKAATSNFSQIIGEGGYGVVYKGQLPDGRVVAVKRLKTSPRSEAELWAEVKIIGRMHHLNLVHLWGFCTEKQQRLLVYEYVPHGSLDKHIFPEKMGDEKQTASRPEKPTLDWSIRYRIAVGVARAIAYLHEECIEWVLHCDIKPENILLEQDFCPKVSDFGLAKLLKKEDILTMSMIRGTRGYIAPEWLGSEPITGKADVYSFGVVLLEMLTGIRSFQQQGHSIESHEWYLPEWVFNKVYQEKNIEEILDPQLLQTFDNQQNHVLVDRMVKTAMWCLQDQPELRPSMGKVAKMLEGAVEIKEPTRPTVFYLAESSSQASRIAPQEKNP; encoded by the coding sequence ATGGCTGCAAATGAAGGCTCCATGGCCACCaaaattctcatcctccttCTCATCTTCTGCTTCTGTTCTCCAATCTCTTCTCAGAAACAActaccctttctctctctgtttcagTCCCCGTGGCGCATCGACCAGAACCAGATCCTTGTCTCTCCCAACGGCACCTTCGCCGCCGGCTTTCGACCCCTGCCCTCCACGCCACAGCTTCACTTTTTTGCCATTTGGTGCCAGAATGCTACAGACAAGACAGTAGTGTGGGCGGTTAACCGCGATTTCCCCGTGAATCGCTCTGCCTCTTTGGTCTTGTCCTCCACCGGAGAACTGGTCCTGACGCACCCGGCCACGGGTAAGAACCTCTGGCCTGATGCCAGAACCAACCAACCGAACTCAACGAGGTTGCTCCTGGATGATGGTGGCAACCTCCAGTTTGGCGACTGGATGAGCTTCAACCACCCGACAGACACCATCCTCCCCAACCAGCCACTTCCACAAAGCGGGATCACCCTTGTCTCCAGCCGAAGTCCGACCGATTATGCATCCGGCAGATACAAGTTCATCAACTCCACTGTGCTGGTCCTCAACCAATCAGATCAGTACTGGACCCTGGggaaatttttaaactttacaTCTGATGGAAAGATGCTCACACCGACCAATCCTATTTTATCAGCCGACTTCGGTGGCCCTAGCAGGCTGCGGAGACTAACTTTGGACTCCGATGGGAACTTACGAATGTATTCTCTGGAACACGGCTCGGGAAACTGGACCGTGGTCTGGAATGCCATAGCAGATGTGTGCAACATCCATGGCACCTGCGGCCCGAACTTTTTCTGCAAGTGCAACACCATCACGAACCTCCCCTCCTGCATCTGCCCACCCGGATTCCGGGAGACCCCAGCCGGCAGCTGCGATAGGAAAATCCCACTCCCGGCAGACCCCAGAGGGAGTAAATTCATCAGACTCGATTATGTCAACTTCACCGGCGGCTCAAACCAAACAGACCTCAAAACTCCGGATTTTGCTACCTGCAAAACAAAATGCTTAGCTAATCCTCGGTGTTTCGGCTTCGCCTACAAATATGACGGCAGCCAATACTGTGTTCACCAAATCGATCGCCTGCTGGACGGATTTTGGTCGCCGAATACGCAAACTTCATTTTATCTTCGCGTGCCTGCGAATGAGTCTGCCACTTCAAACTTCACAGGGATGGACAAGCCGCTAGACACCACATGCCGAATTCCCATCCGAATCCTAGAACCCCCAAAGCGATCACACACAAAAACCAGGAATCTGGCCATCGTCCTCTCTGTCTTCGTCATCGAGCTCGCCTGCGGCGTGGCCTTGTTCTGGTTTTTCCTTCGCAGGCACAACAAGTACACCAGCTTATCACACGCATTCGGCTTCGAGTTCCTCCCAGCAGGGGGTCCCAAACATTTCTCTTACGCAGAACTCAAGGCTGCTACAAGCAACTTCTCTCAGATAATCGGCGAAGGAGGATACGGCGTCGTCTACAAAGGCCAACTTCCAGACGGACGAGTGGTCGCCGTGAAACGCCTTAAGACATCCCCCCGCAGCGAGGCTGAGTTATGGGCAGAGGTTAAGATCATCGGAAGAATGCACCACCTCAACCTTGTTCACCTCTGGGGATTCTGTACCGAAAAGCAGCAAAGGCTGCTGGTCTATGAGTACGTCCCACATGGCTCCCTGGACAAGCACATTTTCCCTGAAAAAATGGGGGATGAGAAACAGACGGCATCGAGGCCAGAGAAGCCCACGCTTGACTGGAGCATACGCTATCGGATCGCCGTGGGTGTGGCAAGGGCCATCGCCTACCTACATGAAGAATGCATAGAGTGGGTTCTTCACTGTGACATCAAGCCAGAAAACATCCTGTTAGAGCAGGATTTTTGCCCAAAGGTATCAGATTTTGGGTTGGCAAAGCTCCTAAAGAAGGAAGATATCTTGACCATGTCGATGATACGCGGAACTCGAGGGTACATTGCACCAGAATGGCTTGGATCAGAACCGATAACAGGAAAAGCAGATGTATACAGTTTCGGGGTAGTGCTGCTTGAGATGTTGACTGGGATTCGGAGCTTTCAGCAGCAAGGGCATTCTATAGAGAGCCACGAATGGTACCTCCCGGAGTGGGTGTTCAATAAGGTGTACCAAGAGAAGAACATCGAAGAGATTCTCGACCCGCAGCTGCTGCAGACATTTGACAACCAGCAGAATCATGTATTGGTCGACAGGATGGTCAAAACAGCAATGTGGTGCTTGCAAGACCAGCCTGAATTGAGGCCTTCCATGGGTAAGGTTGCTAAGATGCTGGAAGGGGCAGTGGAGATCAAAGAACCAACGAGGCCGACCGTTTTTTATTTAGCAGAATCCAGCAGCCAAGCAAGTAGGATAGCTCCTCAAGAAAAGAACCCATAA
- the LOC116263025 gene encoding protein POLLEN DEFECTIVE IN GUIDANCE 1, with translation MDVRPRGRKLPFELLADESIGENVGLLSGSQSAAITEELADDGVSFLLEKKRKRKRKSKGSKLKDADAGDSIDATATNRSGLASGEVLGHGVGADRAENLEIAVVEGSVYPRIEPVANESLIGEIRPFQSICMGGVQTVCLEPSLENSSVMPIASVELRQRAMNGSHVGRDLDSNRSGGRSDAHAKEDDSAMSNNLGKWGSLSNGNARLETEKSLDWKTLTTDDSNYSSTVPVEKMPLQYFWGEIHGGNSLRITASVGNEKKRQRVYNTMFHVPWRCELLINVGFFVCLDSFLSLLTIMPARIIMTFWTFLNMRQFKKPCAADLSDFGCFVVLICGVTLLQAIDISLIYHIIRGQGTLKLYVVYNVLEIFDKLCQSFGGDVVQVLFNSAEGVANCSQECMTFELMRFILDQTIAVIAFIVHSFILLAQAITLSTCIVAHNNALLALLVSNNFAEIKSNVFKRLSKENLHMLVYYDTIERFHITAYIIFVLAQNILEAEGSWFGSFLTNAALVYMCEVVIDIIKHSFLAKFNDIKPEAYSEFLEALCKQTLNVEPEEGRKQLTFIPLAPACVVIRVLTPIYTAHLPYCPLWWRFFWICILTSLTYVTLVILKIMVGMGLRLHATWYIKRCLKKKQHLHFD, from the exons ATGGACGTGAGGCCCAGGGGGCGGAAGCTTCCCTTTGAGCTCCTCGCCGACGAGAGCATCGGAGAAAATGTAGGGCTTCTTTCCGGATCGCAGTCAGCGGCTATTACAGAGGAGCTGGCCGATGACGGAGTCTCGTTCCTCCTGGAGAAGAAGCGGAAGCGAAAACGGAAGAGTAAAGGTTCCAAGCTGAAGGATGCCGATGCTGGAGATTCTATCGATGCCACTGCTACCAATCGATCTGGTTTAGCCTCCGGTGAGGTTCTGGGACATGGTGTTGGGGCCGATCGTGCTGAAAATCTGGAGATAGCCGTCGTCGAAGGCTCAGTATACCCTAGAATTGAGCCTGTTGCTAACGAATCTTTGATCGGAGAGATTAGGCCATTCCAGTCGATTTGCATGGGGGGTGTCCAGACGGTGTGCTTGGAGCCTAGTTTGGAAAATTCATCGGTCATGCCGATTGCTTCTGTTGAACTAAGGCAGCGAGCAATGAATGGGAGTCATGTAGGCAGAGATTTGGATTCGAACAGGTCGGGGGGTCGGTCAGATGCACATGCAAAGGAGGATGACAGTGCGATGTCTAATAATCTCGGGAAGTGGGGGTCCCTGTCCAACGGGAATGCACGTCTGGAAACAGAGAAGTCCTTAGATTGGAAAACTTTAACCACAGATGATTCGAATT ATTCAAGCACCGTGCCCGTAGAAAAGATGCCATTGCAGTATTTCTGGGGGGAGATACATGGTGGAAATTCTTTAAGGATAACAGCATCTGTTGGAAATGAGAAGAAGAGGCAGAGGGTCTACAATACAATGTTTCATGTGCCATGGAGATGTGAACTG CTAATTAATGTTGGATTCTTCGTCTGTCttgattcttttctttcattgttgaCAATCATGCCAGCTCGGATCATTATGACCTTTTGGACATTCTTGAATATGAG GCAGTTCAAGAAGCCTTGTGCAGCCGATTTATCAGACTTCGGTTGCTTTGTGGTATTGATCTGTGGTGTTACACTGTTGCAGGCAATAG ATATTAGCCTTATATATCATATTATTCGGGGGCAAGGTACACTTAAGCTGTATGTGGTGTACAATGTTCTAGAG ATATTTGATAAACTGTGTCAATCATTTGGTGGGGATGTCGTGCAAGTTCTATTTAATTCTGCAGAAGGGGTTGCAAACTGTTCACAAGAGTGCATGACATTTGAGCTTATGAGGTTCATCTTGGACCAGACAATAGCTGTTATTGCATTCA TTGTCCATTCATTTATCTTATTAGCTCAGGCAATAACTTTGTCTACCTGCATCGTGGCTCATAATAATGCATTACTGGCTCTGCTAGTCTCAAACAACTTTGCAGAGATTAAAAGTAATGTTTTCAAGCGCCTTAGCAAGGAAAATCTCCACATGCTGGTGTACTATG ATACCATTGAGAGATTTCATATCACTGCATACATCATATTTGTACTAGCCCAGAACATTTTGGAAGCAGAAGGATCTTGGTTTGGGAGTTTCCTTACT AATGCAGCCCTTGTTTACATGTGTGAGGTGGTTATTGATATCATCAAACATTCATTTCTAGCCAAATTCAATGACATCAAACCAGAAGCTTATTCTGAATTTCTGGAAGCTCTCTGCAAACAG ACTTTGAATGTAGAGCCTGAGGAAGGCCGGAAACAATTGACTTTTATCCCACTAGCACCTGCTTGCGTG GTCATCCGGGTCCTAACTCCAATATATACAGCTCATTTGCCATATTGCCCTCTTTGGTGGAGGTTTTTCTGGATATGCATATTGACATCACTGACTTATGTCACACTTGTAATCCTGAAGATAATGGTTGGGATGGGCCTCCGCCTTCATGCCACGTGGTACATCAAGAGGTGTCTCAAAAAGAAACAACACCTCCATTTTGACTAG